A region from the Acyrthosiphon pisum isolate AL4f chromosome A1, pea_aphid_22Mar2018_4r6ur, whole genome shotgun sequence genome encodes:
- the cp23 gene encoding cuticular protein 23 precursor → MAAKMIIFAACVAAALADYSAPAYPAHHAYAAEHSAPTPYNFEYSVSDPHTYDVKSQSEHSDGHGNVKGSYSLLEADGSTRVVEYTADDHSGFNAEVKKIEGHGHGYSAPAYKAAPAYKSAPAAYAGHSYAAPAHSYAAPAAYAAHSYAAPAAYAGHSYAAPAAYAAHSYAAPAAYAGHSYAAPAAYAAHSYAAPAAYASHSYAAPAAYAAHSYAAPAAYASHSYAAPAAYAGHSYAAPAHSYAAPAAYAAHSYSAPAYKPVAYKAY, encoded by the exons ATGGCAGCTAAG ATGATCATTTTCGCAGCCTGCGTGGCCGCCGCACTCGCCGACTACTCCGCCCCGGCTTACCCAGCACACCACGCTTACGCCGCTGAACACTCAGCCCCGACCCCATACAACTTCGAGTACAGCGTAAGCGACCCACACACTTATGACGTCAAGAGCCAATCCGAACACAGCGACGGACACGGAAACGTCAAGGGATCGTACAGCCTTTTGGAAGCCGACGGTTCCACCCGTGTCGTCGAATACACCGCCGATGACCACAGCGGATTCAACGCTGAAGTCAAGAAAATTGAAGGACACGGACACGGTTACAGCGCACCCGCTTACAAAGCCGCCCCGGCTTACAAATCCGCACCGGCTGCATACGCCGGTCACTCTTACGCCGCCCCAGCTCACTCTTACGCTGCCCCTGCTGCATACGCTGCACACTCTTACGCCGCCCCGGCTGCATACGCTGGACACTCATACGCCGCCCCAGCTGCATACGCTGCACACTCTTACGCTGCCCCGGCTGCATACGCTGGACACTCATACGCCGCCCCAGCTGCATACGCTGCACACTCTTACGCCGCCCCAGCTGCATACGCTAGCCACTCATACGCCGCCCCAGCTGCATACGCTGCACACTCTTACGCCGCCCCAGCTGCATACGCTAGCCACTCATACGCCGCCCCTGCTGCATACGCTGGACACTCGTACGCTGCCCCAGCTCACTCTTACGCTGCCCCAGCCGCATACGCCGCACACTCTTACTCCGCCCCGGCTTACAAACCAGTTGCATACAAGGCATACTAA
- the cp20 gene encoding cuticular protein 20 precursor (The RefSeq protein has 1 substitution compared to this genomic sequence), whose product MAFTIFAVSACLLLVVANVTSISVPSYPSPSSPSAPSAPSAPSAPSYSPAPSYSPAPLYSPAPSYSPAPAYKPAPSYSPAPSYSPAPAYKPAPAYKPAPSYKPSPSYSAPSYSAPSYSAPSYSAPSYSAPSYSAPSYSAPSYAAPAYSAPAPYKSQEPEYPAKPYSFDYSVNDYQTGDVKSQAEYSDGKNVKGYYSLIEADGTKRIVEYTADEYGFNAVVKKEGTPSYAPAAPAYKAPAYPTAPAYRAAPAYPAVPAYPAAPAYPAAPAYPAAPAYPAAPAYSAAPAYPAASAYSTPAY is encoded by the exons ATGGCGTTCACT atttttGCAGTTTCGGCATGTCTATTATTGGTGGTCACCAACGTCACATCTATCTCCGTACCATCGTACCCATCGCCATCGAGCCCATCAGCTCCATCGGCTCCATCGGCTCCATCGGCTCCATCATACTCGCCAGCTCCATCATACAGCCCAGCACCATTATATAGCCCAGCTCCATCATACAGCCCCGCTCCAGCCTACAAACCAGCTCCATCGTATAGCCCAGCTCCGTCGTACAGCCCTGCCCCAGCGTACAAACCAGCCCCAGCATACAAGCCAGCCCCATCATACAAACCCTCACCTTCTTACTCTGCCCCATCTTACTCTGCCCCGTCTTACTCTGCCCCATCTTACTCTGCCCCGTCTTACTCAGCTCCATCTTACTCAGCACCGTCTTACTCCGCGCCGTCTTACGCTGCACCAGCATACTCCGCACCGGCACCGTACAAATCGCAAGAACCTGAGTACCCAGCCAAGCCATACAGCTTTGACTACTCTGTCAACGACTATCAAACCGGCGATGTCAAAAGCCAAGCCGAGTACAGTGATGGCAAGAACGTGAAAGGTTACTACAGCCTAATCGAGGCCGACGGAACCAAAAGGATCGTTGAATATACCGCTGACGAATACGGTTTCAACGCCGTCGTCAAGAAGGAAGGAACTCCATCGTACGCCCCCGCCGCTCCAGCTTACAAGGCCCCAGCTTATCCAACGGCCCCGGCTTACCGAGCGGCCCCGGCTTACCCAGCGGTCCCGGCTTACCCAGCGGCCCCGGCTTACCCAGCGGCCCCGGCTTACCCAGCGGCCCCGGCTTACCCAGCGGCCCCGGCTTACTCAGCGGCACCGGCTTACCCAGCAGCCTCCGCTTACTCGACCCCCGCCTACTAA
- the cp22 gene encoding cuticular protein 22 precursor, whose protein sequence is MAVKMIIFATCVAAALADYSAPAYPAHHAYAAEHSAPTPYNFEYSVSDPHTYDVKSQSEHSDGHGNVKGSYSLLEADGSTRVVEYTADDYSGFNAEVKKIEGHSNGYSAPAYKSAPAYKSAPAAYAGHSYAAPAAYAGHSYAAPAAYAGHSYAAPAAYAGHSYAAPAHSYAAPAAYAGHSYAAPAAYAGHSYAAPAHSYAAPAHSYAAPAHSYAAPAHSYATPAHSYAAPAHSYAAPAHSYAAPAYKPAAYKAY, encoded by the exons ATGGCCGTCAAG aTGATCATTTTCGCAACCTGCGTGGCCGCCGCACTCGCCGACTACTCCGCCCCAGCTTACCCAGCACACCACGCTTACGCCGCTGAACACTCAGCCCCGACCCCATACAACTTCGAGTACAGCGTAAGCGACCCACACACTTATGACGTCAAGAGCCAATCCGAACACAGCGACGGACACGGAAACGTCAAGGGATCGTACAGCCTTTTGGAAGCCGACGGTTCCACCCGTGTCGTCGAATACACCGCCGATGACTACAGCGGATTCAACGCTGAAGTCAAGAAAATCGAAGGACATAGCAACGGATACAGCGCACCCGCTTACAAATCCGCCCCGGCCTATAAATCTGCACCTGCTGCATACGCTGGACACTCTTACGCCGCCCCGGCTGCATACGCTGGACACTCTTACGCCGCCCCGGCTGCATACGCTGGACACTCTTACGCCGCCCCAGCTGCATATGCTGGACACTCTTACGCTGCCCCAGCTCATTCTTATGCCGCCCCGGCTGCATACGCTGGACACTCCTACGCCGCTCCGGCTGCATACGCTGGACACTCTTACGCTGCCCCAGCTCACTCTTACGCTGCCCCAGCTCACTCTTACGCCGCCCCAGCTCACTCTTACGCCGCCCCAGCACACTCCTACGCCACCCCAGCTCACTCTTATGCCGCCCCAGCTCACTCTTACGCCGCCCCAGCTCACTCCTACGCCGCTCCAGCTTACAAGCCAGCTGCGTACAAGGCTTACTAA
- the cp21 gene encoding cuticular protein 21 (The RefSeq protein has 1 substitution compared to this genomic sequence): MAAKALIIACLALQANIIAGLDCSPSYSSGYEQKEYSSHSAPSYGPKPQAYSAPQSYSSPSSYSAPSYSAPSYSAPSYSSPAYGKPQAYSYPSSYSAPSYSAPSHSAPSYSAPSHSAPSYSAPSHSAPSYSAPSHSALSYSAPSYSAPSHSAPSYSAPSHSAPSHYSPSHSASSYSPASQAYGKPQSYSAPSYNAQSYSAPSYSTPAYGKQQSYSAPSYSAPSYSAPAYGKQQSYSAPSASYEQPKYPVSQYSAPSYEAKPQSYSAPTPSYNKEPSHSASAYPSYPSQKAHAEESYAPKPYKFEYSVNDEHTYDIKSQKEESDGYHVKGYYTLLEADGSRRTVEYTADENGFNADVKKEEAQGYNKAAPAYNKDSQAYKSAPAAYSAPSYNTQVSPYGAQPSYNAPAYNKQESSYGAPAKQSQEYEAPSY; this comes from the exons ATGGCGGCCAAA gCCTTAATCATTGCCTGTTTGGCCCTTCAAGCCAACATCATTGCTGGATTAGATTGCTCACCTTCATATTCGTCCGGATATGAACAGAAGGAATATTCTTCACACTCAGCTCCATCATATGGTCCCAAGCCTCAGGCATATTCTGCTCCACAGTCATACTCTTCTCCTTCTTCATACTCAGCTCCGTCATATTCGGCACCTTCCTACTCTGCTCCTTCATATTCGTCTCCAGCTTATGGTAAACCACAAGCTTACTCTTATCCTTCTTCGTACTCAGCTCCGTCATACTCGGCACCATCACACTCTGCCCCATCATACTCGGCACCATCACACTCTGCTCCATCATACTCGGCACCGTCACACTCTGCTCCATCATACTCGGCACCATCACACTCTGCCCCATCATACTCTGCTCCATCATACTCAGCACCATCACACTCTGCTCCATCATACTCCGCACCATCACACTCTGCGCCTTCACACTATTCTCCCTCACACTCAGCTTCTTCATATTCTCCCGCATCTCAAGCTTACGGCAAGCCCCAATCATATTCCGCTCCTTCTTATAATGCTCAATCTTACTCTGCTCCTTCATACTCTACTCCAGCTTATGGTAAACAACAATCTTACTCAGCTCCTTCTTACTCCGCCCCATCTTACTCTGCTCCAGCTTACGGTAAGCAACAATCTTACTCTGCTCCGTCTGCGTCCTATGAACAACCCAAGTACCCAGTATCCCAATATTCAGCTCCCTCATACGAAGCTAAGCCACAATCATATTCAGCTCCCACTCCATCATACAACAAAGAACCATCCCACTCCGCATCGGCCTACCCATCATACCCAAGCCAAAAAGCTCATGCTGAAGAATCTTACGCACCAAAAccgtataaatttgaatacagcGTAAATGACGAACATACATATGATATCAAAAGCCAAAAGGAAGAAAGTGACGGATATCATGTAAAAGGATACTACACTTTGTTGGAGGCTGATGGCTCCCGTAGAACTGTCGAGTATACAGCAGATGAAAATGGTTTCAACGCCGACGTGAAAAAAGAAGAAGCTCAAGGTTACAACAAAGCAGCTCCAGCGTACAACAAGGACTCCCAAGCATATAAATCTGCACCAGCTGCTTACAGCGCACCATCATATAACACGCAAGTATCGCCATATGGTGCACAACCTTCTTATAACGCACCTGCCTACAACAAACAAGAATCGTCGTACGGTGCCCCAGCCAAACAATCTCAAGAATACGAAGCTCCgtcgtattaa